The following proteins come from a genomic window of Parafrankia irregularis:
- a CDS encoding cell division protein SepF, with protein sequence MGLGRRAMVYLGLAEEDDDYLDDDYDDDGHDDAVRGAVREDRRTTVDPVPIDRSVRRIEAREEPVAMSRRPPVEHLRPSAPTPMRRVAPVEEPRPYRITTLQPRSYNEARQIGEEFRDGTPVIMNLTEMDDVDAKRLVDFAAGLIFGLRGAIEKVTNKVFLLSPHNVEVTETDKRRIREGGFYNQS encoded by the coding sequence ATGGGGCTCGGTCGCAGGGCGATGGTCTACCTCGGGCTCGCCGAGGAGGACGACGACTATCTCGACGACGACTACGACGACGACGGGCATGATGATGCCGTTCGAGGCGCCGTACGAGAGGATCGGCGGACCACGGTCGACCCGGTTCCGATAGACCGGTCGGTCCGCCGGATCGAAGCACGGGAGGAGCCGGTCGCCATGTCGCGACGTCCGCCAGTGGAGCACCTGCGACCGTCCGCGCCGACTCCGATGCGCCGTGTGGCGCCGGTCGAGGAGCCGCGGCCCTACCGGATCACGACGCTCCAGCCGCGCAGCTACAATGAGGCACGTCAGATCGGTGAGGAGTTCCGCGACGGGACTCCCGTTATCATGAACCTCACCGAGATGGATGACGTCGACGCCAAACGGCTGGTCGACTTCGCGGCGGGGCTGATCTTCGGGCTCCGCGGTGCGATCGAGAAGGTGACCAACAAGGTCTTCCTGCTCTCGCCGCACAACGTCGAGGTCACGGAGACGGACAAGCGACGCATCCGTGAGGGTGGTTTCTACAACCAGTCATAG
- a CDS encoding YggT family protein → MLTAYLLLLIVRWVLDLVRALSRSFRPTGPLVLVFEIVYTATDPPLRFIRRFLPPLRVGSVALDLGFLLLLVVIMVLRSYAQEL, encoded by the coding sequence GTGCTGACGGCCTACCTGCTGCTCCTGATCGTGCGGTGGGTCCTGGACCTGGTACGTGCTCTCAGTCGTTCCTTCCGGCCGACCGGTCCCCTGGTCCTGGTCTTTGAGATCGTGTACACGGCGACGGACCCCCCGTTGCGTTTCATCCGGCGGTTCCTTCCGCCGTTGAGGGTGGGTAGCGTTGCACTTGACCTCGGCTTCCTGCTCCTCCTCGTGGTGATCATGGTTTTGAGGAGCTATGCGCAGGAGCTGTGA
- the ileS gene encoding isoleucine--tRNA ligase → MTATPDVPAANTPESDPPVPATAPAPVFRTLPTRVDLPAFERETLERWKDTKVFHRSLQASADRPLWMFYEGPPTANGRPGAHHVEARVFKDLFPRYRTMKGYHVPRRAGWDCHGLPVELAVEKELGFTSKGDIEDYGIAEFNAKCRESVLRHVADFSAMTERMGYWVDLDTAYRTMDTEYIESVWWSLKQIFDKGLLVEDYRVTPYCPRDETPLSDHEVSQGYSDTADPSVYVRFPILDGPRDLAGRGAHLLVWTTTPWTLVSNTAVAANPEVTYVLARAASGDLLVVAEPLLAAAVGEDAEILDRFSGTELAGTRYARPFELIELARFEEAAAKVVAAAPAGSPAPAPPHSVVLADYVTTTDGTGLVHQSPAFGSEDLAVCRANGLGVVNPVGPDGRFLPDVPLVGGLFFKDADAPLSADLTARGLMWRALTYTHSYPHCWRCHTPLIYYPLPSWYIRTTAVRDRLLAENARTDWHPGRIRDGRYGEWLRGNVDWALSRNRYWGTPLPIWRCEVDPSHLTCVGSLGELSALAGEDHSGLDPHRPFVDDVTVPCPSCDATARRVPEVIDVWYDSGAMPFAQWGAPHRNAEEFTQHYPAQYICEAIDQTRGWFYTLMAIGTLVFDRSSYETVLCLGLLLDADGRKMSKHLGNVLDPFDLFEQHGADAVRWLMLAGGSPWSDRRVGHEAIEDIVRKILLTYWNTASFFALYAGAADWRPTAADGAGTAATAADPAEAAAGSAADVPARRPVLDRWALSELADTVAEVDQALEHFDSLRAGRRIARFVDDLSNWYVRRSRRRFWAGDPNALATLYTCLDGLTRVMSPFIPFLTDWLWSRLFSGILPGAPDSVHLAAWPQLPADLVEPGLSDQMDLVRRIVELGRSARAASGVRTRQPLPRAVVGSSAFEDLSDELRGQISEELNVVTVEAATSDLVDISVKPNFRALGRRFGSRTKAVAAAVTTAGAPVDGQLTVTVDGEAIDLGGDELIITETPREGWSVTSESGLSVALDLTITPELARAGLARDVVRVLQDARRAAGLEITDRIELRWSSGREETQTALREHGATVADEILATAFLETPRDQELPAAAGWHQGSSADLGLTFTLSRVAQSVTATS, encoded by the coding sequence ATGACCGCTACGCCCGACGTACCCGCGGCCAACACGCCCGAGTCCGACCCGCCGGTGCCCGCGACGGCGCCCGCGCCCGTGTTCCGGACCCTGCCCACCCGGGTCGACCTCCCGGCCTTCGAACGCGAGACGCTGGAGCGCTGGAAGGACACCAAGGTCTTCCATCGGTCGCTGCAGGCCAGTGCGGACCGCCCGCTGTGGATGTTCTACGAGGGCCCGCCGACCGCCAACGGCCGGCCCGGAGCCCATCACGTCGAAGCCCGGGTGTTCAAGGACCTGTTCCCGCGCTACCGGACCATGAAGGGCTACCACGTACCCCGCCGCGCCGGCTGGGACTGCCACGGCCTGCCCGTCGAGCTCGCGGTGGAGAAGGAGCTCGGGTTCACCAGCAAGGGCGACATCGAGGACTACGGCATCGCCGAGTTCAACGCGAAGTGCCGCGAGTCCGTCCTGCGCCACGTCGCGGACTTCTCCGCGATGACCGAGCGGATGGGCTACTGGGTCGACCTGGACACCGCCTACCGCACGATGGACACCGAGTACATCGAGAGCGTCTGGTGGTCGCTGAAGCAGATCTTCGACAAGGGGCTGCTCGTCGAGGACTACCGGGTCACCCCGTACTGCCCCCGCGACGAGACGCCGCTGTCCGACCACGAGGTCTCCCAGGGCTACAGCGACACCGCGGACCCGTCGGTGTACGTCCGCTTCCCCATCCTGGACGGTCCGCGGGACCTGGCCGGGCGCGGCGCGCACCTGCTGGTGTGGACGACGACGCCGTGGACACTGGTCTCCAACACCGCGGTGGCCGCCAACCCCGAGGTCACCTACGTGCTCGCCCGGGCAGCGAGCGGTGATCTCCTGGTGGTCGCCGAGCCGCTGCTGGCCGCCGCGGTCGGTGAGGACGCCGAGATCCTGGACCGTTTCTCCGGCACCGAGCTCGCCGGCACCCGCTACGCGCGGCCGTTCGAGCTGATCGAGCTGGCACGCTTCGAGGAGGCGGCGGCGAAGGTCGTCGCCGCCGCACCGGCGGGCTCGCCGGCGCCGGCCCCTCCGCATTCGGTCGTGCTCGCCGACTACGTGACGACGACGGACGGCACCGGGCTGGTCCACCAGTCACCCGCGTTCGGTTCCGAGGACCTCGCGGTGTGCCGTGCCAACGGCCTGGGAGTGGTCAACCCGGTGGGTCCGGACGGCCGGTTCCTGCCCGATGTCCCGCTGGTGGGTGGCCTGTTCTTCAAGGACGCCGATGCGCCGCTGTCCGCCGACCTCACCGCCCGGGGCCTGATGTGGCGGGCGCTGACGTACACGCACAGCTACCCACACTGCTGGCGCTGCCACACCCCGCTGATCTACTACCCGCTGCCGTCCTGGTACATCCGCACGACGGCGGTGCGGGACAGGCTGCTCGCCGAGAACGCGCGGACCGACTGGCATCCCGGGCGGATCCGCGACGGGCGCTACGGGGAGTGGCTGCGGGGCAACGTCGACTGGGCGCTGTCACGCAACCGGTACTGGGGCACCCCGCTGCCGATCTGGCGGTGCGAGGTGGATCCGTCCCATCTGACCTGTGTGGGCTCGCTCGGTGAGCTGTCCGCGCTCGCCGGGGAGGACCACTCCGGGCTCGACCCGCACCGCCCGTTCGTCGACGACGTCACGGTGCCGTGCCCCAGCTGTGACGCCACCGCGCGGCGGGTCCCCGAGGTCATCGACGTCTGGTACGACAGCGGCGCGATGCCGTTCGCCCAGTGGGGCGCGCCGCACCGCAACGCCGAGGAGTTCACCCAGCACTACCCGGCCCAGTACATCTGCGAGGCCATCGACCAGACCCGCGGCTGGTTCTACACGCTGATGGCGATCGGCACCCTGGTGTTCGACCGGTCGTCCTACGAGACGGTGCTGTGCCTGGGCCTGCTGCTGGACGCCGACGGCCGCAAGATGAGCAAGCATCTGGGCAACGTCCTCGACCCGTTCGACCTGTTCGAGCAGCACGGGGCGGACGCCGTCCGGTGGCTGATGCTGGCCGGTGGCTCACCCTGGTCGGACCGGCGGGTCGGGCACGAGGCCATCGAGGACATCGTCCGCAAGATCCTGCTCACCTACTGGAACACCGCGTCGTTCTTCGCCCTCTACGCGGGCGCGGCCGACTGGCGTCCGACGGCGGCGGACGGGGCCGGCACCGCGGCGACGGCCGCCGACCCGGCCGAGGCCGCCGCCGGGTCGGCGGCCGACGTTCCGGCCCGGCGCCCGGTGCTGGACCGATGGGCGTTGTCCGAGCTCGCGGACACGGTCGCCGAGGTGGACCAGGCCCTGGAGCACTTCGACTCGCTGCGGGCCGGGCGACGCATCGCGCGCTTCGTCGACGACCTGTCCAACTGGTACGTCCGGCGCTCGCGGCGGCGGTTCTGGGCCGGTGACCCGAACGCGCTCGCCACCCTCTACACCTGCCTCGACGGACTCACCCGGGTGATGTCACCGTTCATCCCGTTCCTGACGGACTGGCTGTGGTCGCGCCTGTTCTCGGGCATCCTGCCGGGGGCACCGGACTCGGTCCACCTCGCGGCCTGGCCACAGCTGCCAGCCGACCTGGTCGAACCGGGCCTTTCCGACCAGATGGACCTGGTGCGCAGGATCGTCGAGCTCGGCCGCTCGGCCCGCGCGGCGAGCGGGGTGCGGACCCGCCAGCCGCTGCCGCGCGCGGTGGTCGGCTCGTCCGCCTTCGAGGACCTGTCCGACGAGCTGCGGGGCCAGATCTCCGAGGAGCTCAACGTTGTCACGGTCGAGGCCGCGACCTCGGACCTGGTCGACATCAGCGTGAAGCCCAACTTCCGCGCACTGGGGCGGCGCTTCGGCAGTCGCACCAAGGCGGTGGCCGCGGCGGTCACCACCGCCGGGGCGCCGGTGGACGGCCAGCTGACGGTGACCGTGGACGGTGAGGCCATCGACCTCGGCGGCGACGAACTGATCATCACCGAGACGCCGCGGGAGGGCTGGTCCGTCACCAGCGAGTCGGGTCTGTCCGTCGCACTGGATCTGACGATCACCCCGGAGCTCGCCCGGGCTGGCCTGGCCCGTGACGTGGTGCGGGTCCTGCAGGACGCCCGCCGGGCCGCGGGGCTGGAGATCACCGACCGGATCGAGCTGCGCTGGAGCTCCGGCCGGGAGGAGACCCAGACGGCGTTGCGCGAGCACGGCGCGACGGTCGCGGACGAGATCCTGGCCACCGCGTTCCTGGAGACACCGCGGGATCAGGAGCTGCCGGCCGCGGCCGGTTGGCACCAGGGATCGTCGGCCGACCTCGGGCTGACCTTCACCCTGAGCCGGGTCGCCCAGTCTGTGACCGCAACCAGCTGA
- a CDS encoding YggS family pyridoxal phosphate enzyme, protein MSVVDPRRAEGLRSRLTVVRDRIVMAARAAGRDPEDLTLIAVSKTWPFEDVVALCSLGVRHFAENREQEAGPKVEAVRRVLATLPAPSAASGPGNAGAGDTPPTGRITLAGPPDGAWFPSRADGLTTLGSAVRVDVPVWHYVGQLQRNKARSVAGWAHCVQSVDRGRLAETLSRVATESGSTIAVCIQVSLDRVGDVAVPSGAPVDKAFPTRENSAASPPAAAERGGARPEDVPALADLVARAPGLVLAGVMAVAPRGVPPRPAFARLRVVSERLRCDFPEATMVSAGMSNDLEDAIAEGATHLRIGTALFGERHGVP, encoded by the coding sequence GTGAGCGTCGTGGATCCGCGGCGGGCGGAGGGGCTGCGGTCCCGCCTGACCGTCGTGCGGGACAGGATCGTCATGGCGGCCCGCGCCGCCGGGCGTGATCCCGAGGACCTGACGCTGATCGCCGTCAGCAAGACCTGGCCGTTCGAGGATGTCGTGGCCCTGTGCTCTCTCGGTGTCCGGCACTTCGCCGAGAACCGCGAACAGGAGGCCGGGCCGAAGGTCGAGGCGGTGCGACGGGTCCTGGCCACGCTGCCGGCGCCTTCGGCGGCCTCCGGGCCAGGGAACGCAGGCGCCGGGGACACGCCTCCGACCGGGCGAATCACTCTGGCGGGCCCGCCCGACGGGGCATGGTTTCCATCACGTGCTGACGGCCTCACGACCCTCGGCTCGGCTGTCCGTGTCGATGTGCCGGTCTGGCATTACGTCGGCCAGCTGCAACGGAACAAGGCGCGTTCCGTCGCCGGATGGGCACACTGCGTGCAGTCGGTGGACCGGGGGAGGCTCGCCGAAACCCTTTCCAGGGTGGCCACGGAAAGCGGCTCCACCATTGCCGTGTGTATCCAGGTGAGCCTCGATCGGGTGGGTGACGTGGCCGTCCCGTCGGGTGCGCCGGTCGATAAAGCCTTTCCCACCAGGGAGAATTCCGCTGCGTCGCCGCCGGCGGCCGCCGAGCGCGGCGGCGCGCGGCCGGAGGATGTCCCAGCGCTCGCCGACCTCGTCGCACGCGCTCCAGGGCTCGTTCTTGCCGGGGTGATGGCTGTCGCGCCCCGCGGCGTGCCGCCACGCCCGGCGTTCGCGCGACTGCGAGTAGTGTCCGAACGGCTGCGTTGCGACTTTCCCGAAGCGACGATGGTGAGCGCCGGGATGTCGAATGATCTTGAGGACGCGATCGCCGAGGGCGCGACACACCTACGGATCGGCACCGCTTTGTTCGGTGAACGGCACGGTGTCCCTTAG
- a CDS encoding DivIVA domain-containing protein — translation MALTPQDVQNKVFSPTRFRTGYNEDEVDTFLDEVEAELTRLLDESSDLRRQLDEARRSGGGGPGVPAHLIEENQQLRRQLEETRRHLGQAQAQVAQASRERQAPVGPPGGPVGPGGQAGPVGGQQAGPPVPGGPTAVMPALVGGGGQPPVRPGAPGAPGQTDADIEQRVARTLVLAQRTADEALREARAESERARREARADADRIIGEARAHVAEQLGGLEDDKRRLESQVEQLRAFEREYRTRLRAYLEMQLRDLDGMPTQPAVGPGGPSRPGLNPGQSAPTPVPANVGMQNTGPGQPAQHLAAPAFQTGPPIGAGALAREANGHNGRPDLDPGRREAAGMQEF, via the coding sequence GTGGCGCTGACACCGCAGGACGTTCAGAACAAGGTCTTCAGCCCGACGAGGTTCCGTACGGGCTATAACGAGGACGAGGTCGACACCTTCCTCGACGAGGTGGAAGCCGAACTGACGCGGCTGCTCGACGAGAGCAGCGACCTGCGCCGCCAGCTCGACGAAGCCCGTCGGTCCGGCGGAGGTGGTCCCGGCGTGCCGGCGCACCTCATCGAGGAGAACCAGCAGCTGCGGCGTCAGCTCGAGGAGACCCGTCGGCATCTCGGCCAGGCCCAGGCGCAGGTGGCGCAGGCGAGCCGCGAGCGTCAGGCGCCGGTGGGGCCGCCCGGTGGCCCGGTCGGCCCCGGTGGCCAGGCCGGTCCCGTCGGTGGCCAGCAGGCCGGCCCACCCGTCCCCGGTGGCCCGACGGCCGTCATGCCGGCCCTGGTCGGCGGCGGCGGCCAGCCCCCGGTCCGCCCCGGCGCCCCGGGAGCTCCCGGGCAGACCGACGCCGACATCGAGCAGCGGGTCGCGCGGACGCTGGTTCTCGCGCAGCGCACCGCCGACGAGGCGCTGCGCGAGGCGCGGGCGGAGTCCGAGCGGGCCCGGCGTGAGGCGCGAGCCGACGCGGACCGCATCATCGGCGAGGCGCGGGCGCACGTGGCCGAGCAGCTCGGTGGGCTCGAGGACGACAAGCGCCGACTGGAAAGCCAGGTCGAGCAGCTGCGGGCCTTCGAGCGTGAGTACCGCACCCGGCTGCGGGCCTACCTGGAGATGCAGCTTCGCGATCTTGACGGTATGCCGACCCAGCCCGCCGTCGGCCCGGGTGGCCCGTCGCGCCCCGGCCTCAACCCCGGTCAGTCGGCACCGACTCCCGTCCCGGCGAACGTTGGCATGCAGAACACCGGCCCGGGGCAGCCCGCCCAGCACCTGGCCGCTCCGGCCTTCCAGACCGGCCCTCCGATCGGCGCGGGAGCCCTTGCCCGGGAGGCCAACGGCCACAACGGCCGCCCGGATCTGGATCCTGGTCGCCGGGAGGCGGCCGGAATGCAGGAGTTCTGA